A stretch of Orientia tsutsugamushi DNA encodes these proteins:
- a CDS encoding D-alanine--D-alanine ligase: MLGKKAYSFQRRNSVVESITSSGKKHVVILYGGMSAEREVSLMSNDNVQAALISNGYQVTRIDVGQDIAVKLSEITGPYTVFNCLVGTYGEDGCIPGLLNIMNIPYTHSGVKTSAAAFDKQIAKTILQCYKIKTPASITINSNDNVIDDPILRPYVIKPLQQGSSIGVKIVHLEDKFLFKDYKFQFGNEVLVEQYIKGRELQIALLDGKVVGILEIKMLKDKIFYDYQSKYSPGFAEHIIPPMLPVNTVNQIMNIAEKVYKIFDCRGPCRLECILSDIDNEVYVIELNTHPGMTSLSSYPEIAQYYGISFNELVERILITAKCD, from the coding sequence TTGTTGGGAAAAAAAGCCTATAGTTTTCAAAGACGCAATTCTGTTGTTGAAAGCATAACTAGTTCAGGCAAAAAGCATGTAGTAATCTTATATGGTGGCATGTCAGCAGAAAGAGAGGTGTCATTGATGTCTAATGATAATGTACAAGCTGCTCTTATCTCTAATGGATATCAGGTGACTCGTATAGATGTTGGGCAAGATATTGCAGTTAAACTATCTGAAATTACAGGACCATATACAGTATTTAATTGTCTAGTTGGTACATATGGAGAGGATGGATGTATTCCTGGGTTATTAAATATTATGAATATACCTTATACTCATTCTGGTGTAAAAACTTCTGCAGCTGCATTTGATAAGCAAATTGCTAAAACCATATTACAATGCTATAAAATTAAAACTCCTGCCAGTATAACTATCAATAGTAATGATAATGTAATCGATGATCCTATTTTAAGACCATATGTTATAAAGCCACTACAGCAAGGGTCAAGTATAGGTGTAAAAATTGTACATTTAGAAGATAAATTTCTATTTAAGGATTATAAATTTCAATTTGGTAATGAGGTTTTAGTTGAGCAATATATCAAAGGTAGAGAGCTACAGATTGCTTTACTAGATGGTAAAGTAGTTGGAATATTAGAAATTAAAATGCTTAAAGATAAAATCTTTTATGATTATCAAAGTAAATATAGCCCTGGCTTTGCTGAGCACATTATTCCACCTATGCTTCCTGTTAATACTGTCAATCAAATTATGAACATTGCAGAAAAAGTGTATAAAATTTTTGACTGTAGGGGGCCATGTAGATTGGAATGCATATTATCTGATATTGACAATGAAGTTTATGTTATAGAATTAAATACTCATCCTGGCATGACATCCTTATCAAGTTATCCTGAAATTGCACAATATTATGGTATTAGCTTCAATGAATTAGTGGAAAGAATATTAATTACAGCCAAATGTGATTGA
- a CDS encoding cell division protein FtsQ/DivIB, translated as MIELNKMYNKSTTTINQTKKVKRINIPLRRSIINYYTKGVLAVKIIVVILIFMLLFTNKLNFIKSEIANKLSEVASDFGFRLEKVIIDGQQNVTTDKVIAAINADTGTPIFDIDIHAIKERLEQNTWIRNVVIERRLPNTIYVGILERKPIAIWQLNKQLYLIDKEGIVLHTDKISEFSSLLHLVGQGANLHANQLILTISSELNLASKIVSAVRYGNRRWNLIFQENIVVKMPESDFNQAWQYLVKLFQSDKFFNQKYKVLDLRDSSKYYIEYHN; from the coding sequence GTGATTGAATTAAATAAAATGTACAACAAAAGTACTACTACAATAAATCAAACAAAAAAAGTTAAAAGAATTAATATTCCTTTAAGGAGATCTATTATTAACTATTATACTAAAGGTGTATTGGCTGTCAAAATCATAGTAGTAATACTAATATTTATGTTACTATTTACCAATAAACTTAACTTTATAAAAAGTGAGATAGCTAATAAATTGAGTGAAGTAGCTAGTGACTTTGGTTTTAGGCTTGAAAAGGTAATAATTGATGGACAACAAAATGTTACAACAGATAAAGTTATTGCTGCAATTAATGCTGATACTGGTACTCCAATATTTGATATTGATATTCATGCAATTAAGGAACGACTTGAACAAAATACCTGGATACGTAATGTTGTTATAGAAAGAAGACTACCAAATACGATATATGTTGGTATTTTAGAAAGAAAGCCAATAGCAATTTGGCAACTAAATAAGCAGTTATATCTCATTGATAAAGAAGGAATAGTGCTGCATACAGATAAAATTTCAGAATTTTCTTCGCTATTACATTTAGTTGGGCAAGGGGCTAACTTACATGCTAACCAATTAATTCTTACTATTAGTTCAGAGCTTAATTTAGCTTCAAAAATTGTTTCTGCAGTAAGGTATGGTAATAGAAGATGGAATTTGATATTTCAAGAAAATATCGTAGTTAAAATGCCAGAATCTGATTTTAATCAAGCGTGGCAATACTTAGTTAAATTATTTCAATCTGATAAGTTTTTTAATCAAAAATATAAGGTCTTAGATTTACGAGACTCATCAAAATATTACATTGAATATCATAATTAA
- the recF gene encoding DNA replication/repair protein RecF (All proteins in this family for which functions are known are DNA-binding proteins that assist the filamentation of RecA onto DNA for the initiation of recombination or recombinational repair.), with protein MILGTNSICRITKLVLHNYRNLTELTVSPKCDKILIIGKNGSGKTNLLESISLFAPGRGLRGAKYSDILRKEANLSSSSNCHNTYSQWIAEITLQTAINIVKISTNYYQNTTKRNIKLNDNTITSNKLLELVNMICVTPQMESVFLNGATQRRKLLDRIVYLFDYKHAERVNKYEYYLRERMILLRSNSSQTRWINVIENCLASISVEIASCRYNAIKQLQLYLDEIDAPFPKVKLDIQCQIAELYLQQSPKLLELINSRFCNSRTIDGNSGKSNFGVHRSDFKVIHSVKNQLAQFCSTGEQKALLISLLIAQMLQSKKNYNRFPILLLDELFIHLDIEKRQYLAKFLTQFPVQCWISSTELDDTNLFSNNCDIVNLH; from the coding sequence ATGATATTAGGTACGAATTCAATATGTAGAATAACAAAGTTGGTACTACATAATTACCGCAATTTAACTGAATTAACAGTATCTCCCAAATGTGATAAAATATTAATTATTGGTAAAAATGGTAGCGGTAAAACAAATTTGTTAGAATCAATATCATTATTTGCTCCTGGGAGAGGCTTACGTGGAGCTAAATATAGTGATATTTTAAGAAAGGAAGCGAACTTATCAAGTAGTAGTAATTGTCATAATACTTATAGTCAATGGATAGCTGAAATCACATTACAAACGGCTATTAATATTGTAAAAATCTCGACTAATTACTATCAAAATACTACTAAGCGTAATATAAAGCTTAATGATAATACAATTACAAGCAATAAGTTATTGGAGCTTGTAAATATGATCTGTGTTACTCCACAAATGGAAAGCGTTTTTCTTAATGGGGCTACTCAACGCAGAAAATTACTTGATAGAATAGTTTATTTATTTGACTATAAACATGCTGAGCGTGTTAATAAATATGAGTATTACTTGCGAGAAAGAATGATTTTACTAAGAAGTAATTCTAGCCAAACTAGATGGATTAATGTGATAGAAAATTGCTTAGCAAGTATATCAGTAGAAATTGCTTCATGTCGCTATAATGCTATTAAGCAATTGCAACTGTATCTTGATGAAATTGATGCTCCGTTTCCTAAAGTTAAACTCGATATTCAATGCCAGATAGCAGAGCTATATTTGCAGCAATCGCCAAAATTATTAGAGTTGATTAATAGTAGATTTTGTAATTCTCGTACAATCGATGGTAACTCTGGAAAAAGCAACTTTGGAGTTCATCGTAGTGATTTTAAAGTAATTCATAGTGTCAAAAACCAACTAGCTCAATTTTGTTCTACTGGCGAGCAAAAAGCTTTATTAATTTCACTACTGATTGCGCAAATGTTACAATCTAAAAAAAATTATAATCGGTTTCCAATACTACTATTAGATGAATTATTTATTCACTTAGACATAGAAAAAAGGCAATATTTAGCAAAATTTTTAACTCAATTTCCAGTTCAATGTTGGATTTCATCAACAGAGCTAGATGATACAAATCTGTTTAGTAATAATTGCGATATAGTTAATCTTCATTAA